Part of the Phacochoerus africanus isolate WHEZ1 chromosome 8, ROS_Pafr_v1, whole genome shotgun sequence genome is shown below.
AGAAGCAAACCAAACAGGAAGGGGGTCAGGAGGAGAGAGCCGCCCTCCTCCCGCCGcccaggtccccccacccccacccccgggacaTCAGCACGGCCAGTTCCCTGCGTGCCTTCCAGGGAGGGTCTGGGTGAAGCAGCACCTCTGCATTCAGTTGTTTGGAAGTTTCTGTGAATATTTTCATCAACTCTGACATGGAAGTTTACAGTGGCCACTTTCTGATAGTCAGACACAATCTGCTTTCTTGTCCCCGGCACGGAAGGTGGGCCACGAAAGCCTACTACTTCTCTACTAGCTCTGAGTGAGGGCACCTCGCCTTTTCCTTTGTCAGGTTCACCTCCGGTTGATGAACAGATGCCGCTGGCAGTTAGAAGCAAGTAACTTTACATGTTAGAAGCACCAAGACCCTGAGAGACCAAAAGAGGGCTAAACCTGCCCCTCTCCTGGCACCTGCTCACTTCTAGGCCAAGAGTGAACAGGGGCTGGAAAGAATTACCCATGTACTGCAGAGAGATGCACGCTGGCATCCTTCTGTTCAAGGACTCCATGCGCCATAAATGCAGCCTAGCACCGTCCGAGTACAATCCCAGGCAGCTGTTGCGAGCCTGGGCAGCTGGAGATTTGAGGCCTGGCCAGACACAGTACCTGTTGGGAGGCCCAGtgttctctgtaaaatggggccatAGCCGAGCCTCCTGTACAGGGTGAGTCAGGATCCAGTGAGCTGGTGCATCTGGCATTTAGCGCAGGGCTTGGCCTACCTAGAATGCTCCACGCCCACTAGCTCTCAGACATGGCTGTTGTTGGCGTCGGTAATGACCGAGGGCCAGGATGCAAACGTTTGAGTCCTGCCGCTCACACCGTGTGATTGGAGATGAGCTGCtagtttccttctctgcaaaatCGAGCCATCACAGGCATCCTGAGCATTACCGGGGGACTGTGTGAGAGGGCCCCGCCTGGGGCCTGGCTCAGTCCATGCTGGTCACTGTTCACGGTCATTAAACTCAGCGCCGGGCAGCCTGCTTCATCAAAGTATCACTGCCCCCCAAAAAGAGATCCATGGCTCTCTGGATACCCGTGCTGCTGTCCCTTCCCTcttgtcattttttaattgagcttcTTGTTTCTTGCTTATGTGGTGGGTGTTATTCTATTTCATAGGTGGGGCGGGACCCCCAAGGCCTGCAACCAAGGTGGCAGTTATGCCATTAAGGCTGGATGAAGACTGCAAATGCCTGTTCCAGGGCCCCCTTTCCTCCACCCTGAGACCCTGTTACCCCAAACCGAGATTCCATTAACTCCCCGCCGCAGGCCCTGTTATTTCTGCCACAACCATAGCCCTGATGAGCCATCCTGGGGCAGCAACTCCCACAGCTAATTATAAAAGAGCAAATCAGCTGAGCCACTGAGGGGCTTTGAGGTGGGGGGCCTGAGCATGGAGCCTTCCGCTTCCCAACTGAGTCAGAGGCAAAGGGAGCTTTCTACGCCTTGCTCCCCAATCCATCTTCCTGGGGAGGAAGCGACTGGCCTAGGCCCATGACTTTGCTGCAAGAGCAGCCACCAGAACCCCCAGCTTCATACCTGGGGAGGAAGGATTTGCCCTTGAGCTGTCAAGCCTAGAACCAGGCAAGGGTGGAGTGGGCGTGGCCCCCAGCTGGAAACACTAGAGTTGCCGCTTTGCTGCTTGGCTGCGGCAAGTGCATGCTGAGGCTCTGACTCCCATCAGATCTGGGTCTGGAAGAGCCCATGGGGAGAGCCTAGCAGGCACCCCCTCCCCTTAGATGGTCCATTTTTCCAGAGCAAGAGCTCAGCTGCCAAAGAGAATACCTGACTTGGGCTTGTGGGTCCACACATGGGCTTTACCACCTACAGGGCCCCTCTATCCCTGTTGCCCTGGAGGAACGCAGGCACAGGGCAGCCCCATCTCGTACGAGGTCTTGGCAGCCCATCATACTGTCAGACAAAAGCTACTGGCCTGCCAGATTGGGGCCTCAGGCTGCCACTGTGCACCCTGTCCTCAAACGGTGAGCAACTGCATAGGAGGTGTAGACTAAGCGAAGCTGGTGTCCCCTAGCCTCAGGGACCCTGCAGAAACGGACCAAGCACCTCAGGCAGCTCCTCAGCCGAGAGGTTGGGGAGAAGGCGCACAGCTCCTAGGGGGCCTTCTCATGCTCTGTACGCCCTCCCCAGTGTATGCTGCAGGCAAAGCGGCCACCTCAGGCGTCCCAAGCATCTACGCCCCCAGCACCTATGCCCACCTTGCCCCTGCCAAgaccccgcccccgccggccATGATTCCCATGGGCCCCCTCTACAACGGCTACTCCGGAGACTTCGACAGGAATAGCTCaggtgaggctgggggtgggggtaaaaGCCAGGAGCAGCTGGGGTAGAGGGGAGGCTGGGCATTTGGCCATTGAGGGGTCTCAGGctggaagaggggaaggggggtGAGAATGCTGGGGTTTGCTCCTGACACCAATCTCCCCTAGTCGGCGGCCACAGTTCCCAGGTGCCCCTGCTTCGCGACACAGACAGCAACATGACCTCTGGTGAGAACCCATCTTTATGAGGTTGGAGGTGCctaaagggggagggggctgggtcaGCATCCACCCTCCCAAACCCATCACCTCCTGCCCTGTCCCTAGACATCCGGAGCGGCTATAGGATTCAGGCCAACCAGCAGGACGACTCCATGAGGGTGCTGTACTACATGGAGAAGGAACTGGCCAACTTTGACCCTTCTCGGCCTGGTCCCCCCAATGGCCGTGTAGAGCGAGGTGAGCAGGAGCCTTGGGGTCTGAGGGCTTCTTGAGGGGGTGGTGGAAGCATGTCTCCCTGATACCTGCCCCAGGGATGCTTACTCCAAATCCCGGACACAATCCTTTATTCCCTGCCATGACCACAATCAAGTGTACAGGACCCTGCATATCACGAAATACATGAGAGGCCTAGGGTCCCCCAGGGTGTATGAGCCAAGTGGGTCATGGTGCCGGCCCTGGGGCTCTTGACGTTAGGTCCTGACCTCCCCCCAGCAAGTCACACTTTCCTTCCCTTACAGCCATGAGTGAAGTCACCTCCCTCCATGAGGACGACTGGAGATCCCGGCCTTCCCGGGGCCCTGCCCTCACCCCAATCCGGGATGAGGAATGGGGTCACCATTCCCCCCGGAGTTCCAGGAGGTGGGAACAAGAACCCCTCATGGAACGGCCAGGGAGTGGCTGGGGGGCTGGGCGGCCCCGAGCCCGCTCTGTGGATGCTCTGGATGACCTCACCCGGCCCAACTCGGCTGAATCAGGGAGGAGGTCTCCCCCAAGTAGTGGGAGGAGAGGCCGGGCCTATGCACCCCCCCGAAGCCGCAGCCGTGATGACCTCTATGACCAAGACGACTCAAGGCACTTTCCACAGTCCCGGGATCCCCACTACGATGACTTCAAGTCTAGAGACCGCCCTCAAGCTGACCCTAGGGCCCGTTACAACCGCTCCCGAGATCCTCGGGATGATGGTTCCAGGTCCAGGGACCCCGAATACGATGGGCGGCTACTGGAAGAGGCCTTGAGGAGAAAGGGGCCTGTGGAGAGAAGGAGACCTTATAgggatgaagaggaagaagaggaggcctGCTTCCCTCCAGCGCCTCCCCCTTACTCTGAGACTGACTCCCAGGCCTCAAGGGAGCGGAGGCTTAAGAAGGTGAGTGACAGCCCTTCCTGGCTCTAAGACCCAACTGGATCCTCTTCTCCAGTCCTCCCAGCTCACactcacttttttcctttctcccttgcaGAACTTGGCCCTGAGTCGGGAAAGTTTAGTTGTCTGATCTCAACGTTTTGTATGTagcttttgtactttttttttttaaatttgagggaCTATGGATCATCTTCCTCGCCTAAGACTAATAAAACTTGTGATCACAAGTCCTAAGTCTGGAAGGAAGCGTTTGTTTTGCTGCGCGAGGTTGGGAGCCCAGACAGCTActgtgggaggaggggggggggtgtccgCAAAAGGCCGCAGGTCCAGTTCTCTCATGGGACTTCGCGTTGTGAGCCAGGAGGAAAGGACCCGCTCTGCCTTCTGCCTTCTCCCTTTCCGCGGCCAGGAATACGTGCCCCACgctggccccgccccgccctgcgtgcgcgccccggccccgcccagaCATGCGCATGCGCCCCGGGACCCCACCTTCGCGCACTTCAGCCCGGCCGCCGGGGGCGCGCGTGCGCGCTCCTGTCCCCTTCCACCCCCATTCACCCCTCCCCCCCGACCTACTTTTCTGTCTCCAAGCCCCGCCGCCTGCATCGTCCCCGGCGACCAGAACCCCTCCTTCAGGTCCCCTGGCGTTCCATCTGGGCCCGCGTTCCACACCGGCGGGCGGCCGGCGAGTACCGGGCAGATACTGAGGCTGTGGCGGCAACCTCTCGCCCCACCGGTACCCGGCCCGCGCGCCCGCCCGCCGTCCGAGACAGACAGCGCGCGCGCTCCCCgggggctgcccccccccccgcgcgcGTCGGCCCCGGGctcgcgccgccgccgccgccgcgcgcgCGCAGCTCaagtaaaggaggaaaaaaaagggggaaaaaatagaaagcagCGGCGGCTGCAGCAGCGATCCGCCGCCGGACTGGGCCAGGCCGGGCGGCGGACGCGCGAGCCGGCAATCCAGGGGAGAGGCGGCGGCCATCTAGGGCGGGCCGGGTTAAAAAAAAGTCGCGGCGGCGACGGCTGCTCAGGGAAGGAGGCCTGAGGGCCGCGTGCACCGGGCGGGGGGCGGCTGCGCTGCGTCCCGGAGCCTAGAGCCGCCGGGAGCCGGCCGGCGGGCGAGcgggcggaggcggcggcggcggcggcggctgcaggagcagcggcggcggcggcggcggcggcatcTCCTCCTCACATGACCCCACTGTTTGTCCCCGTGATCAGCGCGAGCGGCTCCCGTGTCTCCTCCGTCCCCTCCTGCCGCGCGGCGTGAGCGCCGGGCTCGGGGCCCCCCCGgccgcccgccccctcccctccctccctcccctcccctcccctcccctcccccccgggcccggcgccccccccgcccccacccccccatggaCATGCTGGACCCGGGTCTGGATCCCGCTGCCTCGGCCACCGCTGCTGCAGCCGCCAGGTAAGGGCGCCCGGCCGGTCCGTGCCCCCGCGCGCCCTGGCCCCGGCCCTTCGGCCTGGCGGCCGGGCCGCCATGATCCCGAGCGGCCGCCGAGCCCAGCTCAAAATGGAGGCCGCGAGGGAGGGGGGACTTGCGCGAACACCCCTGGCCCCCGGTCCTGGCGGTGCCCCTGCCCCAGACTGTGTCAGGCGGCATGGGGGCCCTGCACCTGGGCagaggggcgggggcgcgggcgcgggcggcCCTGACCCCCTCTTCCCGTCCTCCCCGCAGTCACGACAAGGGACCCGAGGCAGAGGAGGGCGTCGAGCTGCAGGAAGGTGAGTGCTCGCGGGGCCCACCGGGGTCTCGGCCTGCGCCCGGGAGGGCACTGGGGGCGCTCAGGCCCGCGCCACCGCTGACCATCCCCCCTACCCTCCTCCGACCGCAGGCGGGGACGGCCCTGGGGCGGAGGAGCAGACGGCGGTGGCCATCGCTAGCGTCCAGCAGGCGGCGTTCGGCGACCACAACATCCAGTACCAGTTCCGCACAGAGAATAATGGAGGACAGGTGAGGCTGCGGGCCCGGAGCCCGGCGGCAAAAGGGGGGCTCAGCCCGGGGTCGAGCGGGCGGGCTGGGAGGGGCTCGAACCTGGCCCCTGCCCGGGCCCCAGCGCGGGTCTCGCTGCTCTGCCGCCCCCTGCAGGTGACATACCGCGTAGTCCAGGTGACTGATGGTCAGCTGGACGGCCAGGGCGACACAGCAGGCGCCGTCAGCGTCGTGTCTACGGCTGCCTTCGCGGGGGGGCAGCAGGCTGTGACCCAGGTGGGTGTGGAGGGGGCCACCCAGCGCCCCGGCCCCGCTGCTGCCTCTGTGCCCCCAGGTCCCGCAGCGcccttcccactggtaggtgcCCAGCAAcctctggggggggggtgaggatgGAGAAGGAACGTGCAGTCTGTTCTTGGGGAGTCCCACGGGAGGGGCAAGTGGGACCAGGATGCTGCCTTGAGGGCCTCAGGTCAAATCCCTGATGTGCCCATGAAACCTTGGGGAAGACCTTTGgagcatctttccttttttttttgtaaactggGGACCATGGCAACAGGAAGTCTCTGAGAGTTAAAAGTGGGTCAGTTCTCCCAGTGATTGCTTGAGTACCTGCCAAGTTCCAGGGCTGTGAGAGGCAGGGCAGAGCGGCACACACAGAGGGCTTCCCCACTCTCCGTAGGGAATGCAGTAAACATCAAACATGGCAACCAGGGGATGGCTTGGGGAACAAAGATGGCTAAGGGTGGCCTCTGTGTCCTCCTGCTCCCTAGGCTGTAATCCAAAATCCCTTCAGCAATGGTGGCAGCCCGGCAGCTGAGGCTGTCAGTGGGGAGGCACGATTTGCCTATTTCCCAGCATCCAGTGTGGGAGATACCACGGCTGTGTCCGTACAGACCACAGACCAGAGCTTGCAGGCCGGAGGTAAAGGAGGAAAGGGGCCAGGGCGGAAGGCAGGGGAGGCAGTAGGCCTAGCAGGGAGGGAAGCCCCCCCGCCAGTTCTGACTCTATCCCCAGTTTTAGCACTAACCCCGCTTTCCCTGCAGGCCAGTTCTATGTCATGATGACGCCCCAGGACGTGCTTCAGACAGGAACGCAGAGGACAATTGCACCCCGGACACACCCCTACTCCCCGTATGTGCTGGAGACCTGGTCCCAGGAGCAGGGGACACTGGGAGGGCCTCTTATGGGGGTCCAAGGAAGAAAAGGTTTTCTGGAATGGGAGTCAGGCAGCTGAGCACACAGCAGGCAGTTGGTGTATTTTTGGATCAAATTctgcttcccttttcctttctctgcttgtTTATCTTGCAGAGGTAAATTGCAAGTCTGAATCCTTAACAAATGCTTAGACAAACGAGCCAGAGGTAACACGTGCCCATATTTCCCATCCTTTTCTAGGAAAATCGACGGAACCAGAACACCTCGGGATGAGAGAAGGAGAGCCCAGCACAATGAAGGTAAGTCAGGGTGGCGCTCCCAGGTCTCATGGGCACAGTCTGGCCCAGGGCTTGGAGTCACAGATCAGCAGGCATGCGACAAGTACATGAGAGGTGTTTGTCGAGTGCCGGAAAGGTAGAAGTGGGAGAGGAAGTTCGTTGTCAGGCGCAGATAGGCAGCAGGTGTGAGTTGCAATGTGTTGCTCATGCCGGCTGGTGACCTTGAGGTAATGACCGGCGTTTTAATGGCAAGTTTTATATTCACGTATGGATTTCCTGTTCCTCTTGAAAGGTGGGTCGAGCTGGCTTCCCACAGGGCAGCTGTTTTGCTCAAGTCCCTCACTCCCCTGTCAGCCTGGCTCCCGAAAGTAGCTCTGGTCTGAGATGGAGCATATCTGAAGATGAAACCGTAGGAAGCCATGCCCTCGCCTGCGGCCGGGGCACTGTCTCCTTCCCATGAGACTGAAATCCCACCCTCAGGTGGTTTTGGGCCCTGTGCTGTGCCTTAGACAACTCGCCTCTCACAGGGGGTTCATTCAGGTGGGAGAGACAGAAACTACACAGAGCTGTGGCGTTGGCCCAgcggttaagaatctgactagtacccatgaggaagcgggttcaatccctggctccgcttggtgggttaagaatccagcattgccgcaagctgtggtgtaggctgcagatgtggcttggatcccacgttgctgtggctgtggtgtaggctggcagctgcagctccgattcaacccctaacctgggacctttCCATGTGGCGagggtgtggctgttaaaaaagaaaaaaagaaagaaagaaactacataAAGCAACAATGTGACCTTAGGGAGCATGAGCTCTAAGTCATGTGAAGGAGGATGAGTTTGAGTGAGGAGATACCCGGTTACGGCCGCGCGCTCTGTCGGCCTCTCTAGAAGGGACCCTTGAGCAGGGGCTGTGGCCCTAAGGAGGCGTCCCCGGCAGAGAGGGACCAGCAAGTGCAAGCGTTGGGCCTGAGCCGGAGCGGACTTGGTGCGTTAGAGGAAGAGCAGAattcaggaaaggaaagaggaagctgGCGGGGGTGTGGGCAGACTGGCCAGGGCCAGCTCACACAGGGCCTTGCGAGGGCCCACACTGTGTCTGCAGCCCCGGATTTGTATTCTAGTTTGAGAGGGAGCCAGCAGGGGGGTTTGTGTTTGGAGGCTGGATGGTAAGGGTGATGAGGGGCCAGGGGCGAGGAAAATAGGGGGTGACTGCAGATGTGGGCCTCAGACAGGACAGGGCTTGaaaggggcaggagggggctgggtTCGGGGGAGAGTCTAAGGCTGAAGAATCAGGATTTCGTGATGGGGCCAGGTTTGTTTAAAGGGAAGCAGTGCGCCTGAGCTTGGTTTGGGGTGTGATGGGTCTAGCGGGGTCTCCGGTTGGCTGCCCAGGCCGTCATGGCTCTACTGCCCGCTGGTCATGTGGCCCCAGGCTGGCTCAGTTTCTGCACCTTCTGTAAGGATGTCTTAACGTGACCGTCCCAGAGGCTCAGAGTGAGGCTGTTGAGCCCTGAGCCCCCCTCAGGGCTGTGTGCCACCTGCTAAGACTCGAGCAGGCGGCTCTCAGGATGCCATGCAGCCACCCTCCAGCCTGCTGTCACTCTGTGCCTCTCGTTGGATTTATCCAGTTTCAAACAGTCTTGAATCTTCCTCCCCCTGCAGAAATCAGTCTTGCGCATTACCCTCCAGCTGCAGCCTGGCCCCTCTCTCCCACCCGCAGGGGGTTTGACCCACCCTCCCTGTCCCCTTGGCATTGGCAGTCTTGCTCATTTCTCTCCCAGAACAGCTCTGTTTAAGGTCACCCGTGATGACCGCATTGCCAAATCCACTGGCTTCCTTTCCTGTCTGCGCTCCAAGCATCTGACCCTGCCTGTTCTCCTCCTTTCGAGAGTATTCCTTTCTGTTCCACCTGCTCCGATTCCCCTTCCCAGCCTGCTCCTGAGAACACGAGAACACAGTCCCCGTGGGAAGCTTGTTGACAATCATGACCTCCGCACAGTCCTCACTGGTGCTGGGTGGGTCGGCAGGACAAGGCCTGGGAGCTTCTTTCAACAAGTTCCCCAGGTGCCTCTTCGCGATAGGCAAGGTTGGGGACCTACTGTGGCTGTTGATGTTTCTTAAGGTCCAGCCCCTCTAGCAGCCTTGAGAGAGTGAAACTTCAGGCCCAGGGACGGTCATTTTCCCCAAGACCCTGTCCCCAGTTCTCAGTGTTCGTCGTTCCTCCCAAGGGAAGGGCCTACCGAGCTTTCTCCAAAAAAGTATATGACTCCAAACAGGTGAGACCTGCTCCCCGATGTCCTCCCAgggcgccccccaccccgcctgctGGCCCTGCGCGAAGCTCCTACCCCACTCTGGCACTCCGGACCCGGGTTTCGAAGTGCCCGCTCATTTCAAAATCTCCATCTCTGGATGTCCTTGAAACACCTTGACTTGTCCAAGACGGAATCTGCTGTCTTTCCTTCCCAGAGGCTTCCATGCAACATTGCTTTTTCCAAAGCAGCAAACATGACTCCAGCCAGATTCCCAAACGGGGCCACCTtcagctctgccctcctctcccctcacaTCCGCAAGCCCTGACATGCTGGCTGAAGTGACCTCAAATctgctcttcttttcccttttcccacGTTTCTCGGTACCACAGGAGCCCATCTCTGGGCTGCAAATGCCTGCAGGGGCCTGAGGGAATAACTAGGTTTGGCGTGGCAGACAGGCGCCGTGGGCTCTGCCGTGAACGGGGGCTCACACTGCCAGCCATTGCCACTGTGTCAGAATTTTCACCCACTGCTGCCAGAATCTCTGAGAAGCTAGAAATCCAGACCTTTATGTGAAATCCGatttttgaattgctttttctgtCTCATGGGTGTCTGCTCTTACTGTTACAAACTTACTCTTTGTGCAtaatttgggtttcctttgccgaGGGCTTTCCCCTAGCTTTTTAAGGTGGTTTTGAGCCTGCCTTTTTTTCTCAGGAAGCCTCTGGTTGCACATTTCAGTTTAACACTCCTTTAGCTGCGTCCCATCTGGATATGTTGTTGTGTTTCATTGTCATtcaactcaaaatattttctagtgccccttatgatttcttctttgacctgtgGGTTCTTTAGAACATGTCTTGTTGACTGTATAAATCCTTAGGGGCTTTCTGAATGTCTTTCTGTTACTCTGATTTTTAAGTGAGTTCTTTTGTGATCAGAGGGCAGATTCTATGTATAGAGTGGCAGATCTTTGGAATTTATTGAGGCTTCTTTTATAGGCCTCAGCATGGTCTCTTTTGGTGGAAGTTTTTTGTGTCCACCTGAAAAGGACGTGCATGTGCTGCTGCGTGTGCAGCGTCCCCCGGTGGTAGCGAGGTCGGGATGGTCGAGAGTGTTCGGGTTTTCTATCCCCGTTTTTTGGTCTGCTCGTCCTGTCAGTTACTGAGAAGGAACGCTGGGCTGTGCTTGTGGATTTGCCCATTTCTCTCATCCGTCCTGGCAGATCTTGCTTCTAAATTGGTTTCAATGTTGTCTGGGTGTGACTTAAGTCTTCTGAGGAAAGGACGAGGCCTTGGTTTTAACAGGCCTACCTCCATTTCAGTCATGCCAGCGTGGTCTTCCCGAGCCATGGGCCTGACCGCATCACCTCCTGCTAAAGGCGGAGCCCTAGACTAGGTCCTTAGGGGAAGAGAAAGTGAGGTCCAGACCTGCTGGCCAGACATTTGAGGCCTTCACTGCCTGTTTCTACAAGCTTTTCCTGCTGCCccgccc
Proteins encoded:
- the USF2 gene encoding upstream stimulatory factor 2 isoform X6, which gives rise to MDMLDPGLDPAASATAAAAASHDKGPEAEEGVELQEGGDGPGAEEQTAVAIASVQQAAFGDHNIQYQFRTENNGGQAVIQNPFSNGGSPAAEAVSGEARFAYFPASSVGDTTAVSVQTTDQSLQAGGQFYVMMTPQDVLQTGTQRTIAPRTHPYSPKIDGTRTPRDERRRAQHNEVERRRRDKINNWIVQLSKIIPDCNADNSKTGASKGGILSKACDYIRELRQTNQRMQETFKEAERLQMDNELLRQQIEELKNENAVLRAQLQQHNLEMVGESARQ
- the USF2 gene encoding upstream stimulatory factor 2 isoform X3 codes for the protein MDMLDPGLDPAASATAAAAASHDKGPEAEEGVELQEGGDGPGAEEQTAVAIASVQQAAFGDHNIQYQFRTENNGGQVTYRVVQVTDGQLDGQGDTAGAVSVVSTAAFAGGQQAVTQVGVEGATQRPGPAAASVPPGPAAPFPLAVIQNPFSNGGSPAAEAVSGEARFAYFPASSVGDTTAVSVQTTDQSLQAGGQFYVMMTPQDVLQTGTQRTIAPRTHPYSPKIDGTRTPRDERRRAQHNEVERRRRDKINNWIVQLSKIIPDCNADNSKTGASKGGILSKACDYIRELRQTNQRMQETFKEAERLQMDNELLRQQIEELKNENAVLRAQLQQHNLEMVGESARQ
- the LSR gene encoding lipolysis-stimulated lipoprotein receptor isoform X1, coding for MAPSARRRGGVLGSHSATPGRGAVVFVWLFLSTLCTAPASAIQVTVSNPYHVVILFQPVTLPCTYQSTTTPTAPIVIWKYKSFCRDRIADAFSPASVDNQLNAQLAAGNPGYNPYVECQDSVRTVRVVATKQGNAVTLGDYYQGRRITITGNADLTFDQTAWGDSGVYYCSVVSTQDLQGNNEAYAELIVLGRTSGVAELLPGFQAGPMEDWLFVVVVCLAVFLVFLLLGICWCQCCPHTCCCYVRCPCCPDKCCCPEALYAAGKAATSGVPSIYAPSTYAHLAPAKTPPPPAMIPMGPLYNGYSGDFDRNSSVGGHSSQVPLLRDTDSNMTSDIRSGYRIQANQQDDSMRVLYYMEKELANFDPSRPGPPNGRVERAMSEVTSLHEDDWRSRPSRGPALTPIRDEEWGHHSPRSSRRWEQEPLMERPGSGWGAGRPRARSVDALDDLTRPNSAESGRRSPPSSGRRGRAYAPPRSRSRDDLYDQDDSRHFPQSRDPHYDDFKSRDRPQADPRARYNRSRDPRDDGSRSRDPEYDGRLLEEALRRKGPVERRRPYRDEEEEEEACFPPAPPPYSETDSQASRERRLKKNLALSRESLVV
- the LSR gene encoding lipolysis-stimulated lipoprotein receptor isoform X2 — its product is MAPSARRRGGVLGSHSATPGRGAVVFVWLFLSTLCTAPASAIQVTVSNPYHVVILFQPVTLPCTYQSTTTPTAPIVIWKYKSFCRDRIADAFSPASVDNQLNAQLAAGNPGYNPYVECQDSVRTVRVVATKQGNAVTLGDYYQGRRITITGNADLTFDQTAWGDSGVYYCSVVSTQDLQGNNEAYAELIVLDWLFVVVVCLAVFLVFLLLGICWCQCCPHTCCCYVRCPCCPDKCCCPEALYAAGKAATSGVPSIYAPSTYAHLAPAKTPPPPAMIPMGPLYNGYSGDFDRNSSVGGHSSQVPLLRDTDSNMTSDIRSGYRIQANQQDDSMRVLYYMEKELANFDPSRPGPPNGRVERAMSEVTSLHEDDWRSRPSRGPALTPIRDEEWGHHSPRSSRRWEQEPLMERPGSGWGAGRPRARSVDALDDLTRPNSAESGRRSPPSSGRRGRAYAPPRSRSRDDLYDQDDSRHFPQSRDPHYDDFKSRDRPQADPRARYNRSRDPRDDGSRSRDPEYDGRLLEEALRRKGPVERRRPYRDEEEEEEACFPPAPPPYSETDSQASRERRLKKNLALSRESLVV
- the USF2 gene encoding upstream stimulatory factor 2 isoform X5; the encoded protein is MDMLDPGLDPAASATAAAAASHDKGPEAEEGVELQEGGDGPGAEEQTAVAIASVQQAAFGDHNIQYQFRTENNGGQVTYRVVQVTDGQLDGQGDTAGAVSVVSTAAFAGGQQAVTQAVIQNPFSNGGSPAAEAVSGEARFAYFPASSVGDTTAVSVQTTDQSLQAGGQFYVMMTPQDVLQTGTQRTIAPRTHPYSPKIDGTRTPRDERRRAQHNEVERRRRDKINNWIVQLSKIIPDCNADNSKTGASKGGILSKACDYIRELRQTNQRMQETFKEAERLQMDNELLRQQIEELKNENAVLRAQLQQHNLEMVGESARQ
- the USF2 gene encoding upstream stimulatory factor 2 isoform X1 codes for the protein MDMLDPGLDPAASATAAAAASHDKGPEAEEGVELQEGGDGPGAEEQTAVAIASVQQAAFGDHNIQYQFRTENNGGQVTYRVVQVTDGQLDGQGDTAGAVSVVSTAAFAGGQQAVTQVGVEGATQRPGPAAASVPPGPAAPFPLAVIQNPFSNGGSPAAEAVSGEARFAYFPASSVGDTTAVSVQTTDQSLQAGGQFYVMMTPQDVLQTGTQRTIAPRTHPYSPKIDGTRTPRDERRRAQHNEVERRRRDKINNWIVQLSKIIPDCNADNSKTGASKGGILSKACDYIRELRQTNQRMQETFKEAERLQMDNELLRQQVRDRGAEERERRAPCAAAAAQPGDGGRERPAVTPAHPSERRGPPPGLCCPLPQPLAQRGTDAPPPAAFFYSRFLTKTKNKNGEK
- the USF2 gene encoding upstream stimulatory factor 2 isoform X2, coding for MDMLDPGLDPAASATAAAAASHDKGPEAEEGVELQEGGDGPGAEEQTAVAIASVQQAAFGDHNIQYQFRTENNGGQVTYRVVQVTDGQLDGQGDTAGAVSVVSTAAFAGGQQAVTQAVIQNPFSNGGSPAAEAVSGEARFAYFPASSVGDTTAVSVQTTDQSLQAGGQFYVMMTPQDVLQTGTQRTIAPRTHPYSPKIDGTRTPRDERRRAQHNEVERRRRDKINNWIVQLSKIIPDCNADNSKTGASKGGILSKACDYIRELRQTNQRMQETFKEAERLQMDNELLRQQVRDRGAEERERRAPCAAAAAQPGDGGRERPAVTPAHPSERRGPPPGLCCPLPQPLAQRGTDAPPPAAFFYSRFLTKTKNKNGEK
- the USF2 gene encoding upstream stimulatory factor 2 isoform X4, translated to MDMLDPGLDPAASATAAAAASHDKGPEAEEGVELQEGGDGPGAEEQTAVAIASVQQAAFGDHNIQYQFRTENNGGQAVIQNPFSNGGSPAAEAVSGEARFAYFPASSVGDTTAVSVQTTDQSLQAGGQFYVMMTPQDVLQTGTQRTIAPRTHPYSPKIDGTRTPRDERRRAQHNEVERRRRDKINNWIVQLSKIIPDCNADNSKTGASKGGILSKACDYIRELRQTNQRMQETFKEAERLQMDNELLRQQVRDRGAEERERRAPCAAAAAQPGDGGRERPAVTPAHPSERRGPPPGLCCPLPQPLAQRGTDAPPPAAFFYSRFLTKTKNKNGEK